One window from the genome of Amaranthus tricolor cultivar Red isolate AtriRed21 chromosome 9, ASM2621246v1, whole genome shotgun sequence encodes:
- the LOC130823136 gene encoding uncharacterized protein LOC130823136: MALILYIIIALPCTIGAFALAIFHIYRHLVNYTEPTFQRYIVRVIFMVPVYALMSFLALIMRDKAIYFNSLREMYEAWVIYNFLSLCLAWVGGPGAVVLSLSGRVLKPSVCLMTCCFPPLPLDGRFIRRCKQGCLQFVILKPILVAITFMLYSKGKYEDGDFSANQSYLYITIIYTISYSIALYALVLFYVACRDLLQPFNPVPKFVLIKSVVFLTYWQGVLVFLAAKSGLIKNAEDAADVQNCIICVEMLMAAIGHFFAFPSKEYAGANIGISLGLTGSLAHALKLNDFYHDTVHQFAPTYHEYVLYNHSDGEEGPRKYRSRTFVPTGQEMDVVRRNKHMFGNKLDDTQHSSHSSSTTSSPENPMVESNSNSEKMNNFLLVDTTNSVTVPYDVTLIDLDLSNYPSDVPAVGDTTKK, translated from the exons ATGgcgcttattttatatatcatCATTGCATTGCCGTGTACGATTGGAGCGTTTGCCCTCGCAATTTTTCACATATACCGTCATCTTGTAAATTACACTGAACCTACTTTCCAGAGATATATTGTCCGTGTCATTTTCATGGTTCCG GTTTATGCATTGATGTCTTTCTTGGCCTTGATAATGCGGGATAAAGCGATATATTTCAATTCTCTAAGAGAAAT GTACGAAGCATGGGTCATATATAATTTCTTATCCCTCTGTTTGGCATGGGTGGGTGGACCAGGGGCTGTTGTACTAAGTTTAAGTGGACGAGTTTTGAAGCCTTCAGTGTGCCTGATGACTTGTTGCTTCCCTCCGTTACCATTGGATGG GCGTTTTATACGGAGGTGTAAACAAGGGTGTCTGCAGTTCGTCATTTTGAAACCGATTCTGGTGGCTATTACATTCATGCTCTATTCAAAGGGGAAGTATGAAGATGGAGACTTCAGTGCAAATCAGTCCTACCTTTATATCACTATTATATATAccatttcatattctattgctCTCTATGCATTGGTCTTGTTCTATGTTGCATGCCGAGATCTTCTCCAGCCATTCAATCCCGTTCCAAAATTTGTCTTGATAAAATCGGTTGTTTTCTTGACATATTGGCAG GGAGTCTTGGTTTTTCTTGCAGCCAAGTCTGGACTCATAAAAAATGCAGAGGATGCTGCTGATGTTCAAAATTGTATTATTTGTGTTGAGATGCTCATGGCTGCCATTGGTCACTTTTTTGCTTTCCCTTCCAAGGAGTATGCTGGTGCAAATATTGGCATCTCTCTTGGTCTCACTGGAAGCCTCGCTCATGCATTGAAACTGAATGACTTCTATCACGATACTGTTCATCAG TTTGCACCAACGTATCATGAGTATGTGCTTTATAACCACAGTGATGGAGAAGAAGGGCCTAGGAAGTACCGCTCACGTACTTTTGTGCCTACTGGACAAGAGATGGATGTTGTTCGAAGAAATAAACACATGTTTGGGAACAAGCTGGATGACACTCAACACTCAAGCCATTCATCCTCCACAACGAGCAGCCCCGAAAATCCCATGGTTGAATCCAATTCAAATTCAGAAAAGATGAACAATTTTCTCCTTGTTGATACTACAAATTCTGTAACGGTCCCATACGATGTGACTCTAATCGATCTAGACCTTTCCAATTACCCTTCAGATGTTCCTGCAGTAGGTGACACCACAAAAAAGTGA
- the LOC130823133 gene encoding pentatricopeptide repeat-containing protein At1g30610, chloroplastic: protein MTLLQQKSLHLINLSEFCEVNPMRCISMPMGLVLQTPSFGVVSNFKRKEHSCVLVNRRRSYIKNAISGIQMESNIVVKEDVEFKSSFDEYLKAMESIRADRKKQVQNGNTHGKKPTNVALRKDVLQDRKCSETVELSFKVDREKKKFQRGSGHGHKSIDTALRKDVSRGRKRGETIESSFDKKKRQVQRGSGHGKKSIDIAFGKEVSQSSKHSKTLEFSVRYDKGKKQVDSGSGHRKESIDVVFGKDVLEDWKHGETVASSIIVDREKQQVQGSGHGKKLIDVSSSKGFMEHSKRGDAVKFNRFKRSDFEEGYEQSKRTERVAVKNMLGGSVRARYSVQSQGSKNGSSKQSDVEATTSKSSKVIKRKSMLMEQISDDNELEMETFLYDSSDVLNDGLDGPRVSRMEMEERIQTLAKRLNADVDMPQWMFAKTMRSARIRYSDSSILRVIQILGKFGNWQRVLQMIEWLQMHERFQSHKPRYVYTAALDVLGKARRPVEALNLFCLMQRHKTTYPDIVTYRSIAVTLGQAGHMKELFDVIDSMRSMPTNFKIDVLDEWDPRIEPDIVIYNAVLNGCVKRKEWEGAMWVLQKLEEIGEQPSSTTYGLAMEVMLACGKYDLVHEYYKRLLGSSVPNALTYKVLVNTLWREGKPDEAIAVVQDMENRGLLGSASLYYDLARCLCSVGRCEEGLMQVDKICKVASKPLVVTFTGLIQACLTRGNIHDGASIFNHMQKYCSPNTVTYNIMLKAFLGYEMFDEAKELFRKIIQSGDKRRKVKSKIKPDRSTFTMMLEAFVRDEKWDDFEHAYEQMLQYGYPFNTKHHLWMVLKASCAGKDETVEITWRHLLRFNRIPPPKLIKERFRLKMENNDLVEAFSSVSCHPSSHQESFSKEAWLKLLQDNEHCFKKEALEHLISEINTFLSKSQSPNIIYQNLLDSCMEFVNMTQ, encoded by the exons ATGACCTTGCTTCAGCAAAAATCTCTCCATTTGATTAACTTGA GTGAGTTTTGTGAAGTAAATCCAATGCGTTGTATTTCTATGCCTATGGGGCTTGTTCTTCAG ACACCTTCGTTTGGAGTTGTTTCTAATTTCAAAAGAAAAGAGCATTCTTGTGTTTTAGTAAACAGACGGCGTAGTTATATTAAAAATGCGATCTCGGGTATCCAGATGGAGAGTAACATCGTTGTAAAGGAAGATGTTGAATTTAAGTCTTCATTTGATGAGTATTTGAAGGCAATGGAGTCTATTAGAGCTGATAGGAAGAAACAAGTTCAGAATGGGAACACTCATGGAAAAAAGCCTACTAATGTTGCACTCCGTAAAGATGTTTTGCAGGATCGAAAATGTAGTGAGACTGTTGAATTGTCTTTCAAGGTAGATAGGGAGAAGAAGAAATTTCAGAGAGGGAGTGGTCATGGACATAAGTCTATTGATACTGCACTCCGTAAGGATGTTTCTCGGGGTCGGAAACGCGGTGAGACTATTGAATCGTCTTTTGATAAGAAGAAGAGGCAAGTTCAGAGAGGCAGTGGTCATGGAAAGAAGTCTATCGATATTGCATTCGGTAAAGAAGTTTCACAAAGTTCGAAACACAGTAAGACTCTTGAATTCTCTGTGAGATATGATAAGGGAAAGAAGCAAGTTGATAGCGGAAGTGGTCATAGAAAGGAGTCTATTGATGTTGTATTCGGTAAAGATGTTCTAGAGGATTGGAAACATGGTGAGACAGTTGCATCGTCTATTATTGTTGATAGGGAAAAGCAGCAGGTTCAGGGAAGTGGCCATGGAAAGAAGCTTATTGATGTTTCATCTAGTAAAGGTTTTATGGAGCATTCTAAACGTGGTGATGCTGTTAAATTTAATAGGTTCAAAAGGTCAGATTTCGAGGAAGGATATGAACAATCCAAAAGGACTGAACGAGTTGCTGTCAAAAATATGTTGGGTGGTAGTGTTCGAGCACGATACAGTGTACAGTCTCAAGGATCCAAAAATGGTTCAAGCAAGCAGTCTGATGTAGAAGCCACTACTTCTAAAAGCAGCAAGGTTATTAAGAGGAAGAGCATGCTTATGGAGCAAATAAGTGATGACAATGAATTGGAAATGGAAACGTTTCTCTATGATTCATCTGATGTACTTAATGATGGCCTGGATGGTCCTCGAGTTTCACGGATGGAAATGGAGGAAAGAATACAGACTCTTGCTAAACG TTTAAATGCTGATGTGGACATGCCACAGTGGATGTTTGCGAAGACAATGCGTAGTGCTAGAATTAGATATTCTGACAGTTCTATCTTGAGAGTTATTCAGATTTTGGGTAAATTTGGAAACTGGCAAAGGGTACTTCAAATGATTGAATGGCTTCAGATGCATGAGCGCTTCCAATCCCATAAACCCAG ATATGTCTACACAGCTGCACTTGATGTCCTGGGGAAAGCACGACGTCCTGTGGAAGCACTAAATCTTTTTTGTTTAATGCAG CGACACAAGACTACCTATCCTGACATTGTGACATATAGATCAATCGCGGTTACTCTTGGACAAGCCGGTCATATGAAGGAACTTTTTGATGTAATTGATAGCATGAGATCGATGCCAACAAACTTCAAAATTGATGTTCTCGATGAATGGGATCCTCGGATTGAGCCTGATATCGTTATTTACAATGCT GTTTTAAACGGCTGTGTTAAGAGGAAAGAATGGGAAGGAGCCATGTGGGTGCTACAGAAATTGGAAGAAATAGGCGAACAACCATCAAGTACAACATACGGACTTGCTATGGAG GTTATGTTAGCTTGCGGGAAGTATGACTTGGTCCACGAGTACTATAAGCGATTGTTGGGATCGTCTGTGCCAAATGCCTTAACATATAAGG TTCTTGTTAATACTCTTTGGAGAGAAGGCAAACCCGATGAGGCTATTGCAGTTGTTCAAGACATGGAAAACCGAGGACTACTTGGTTCAGCCAGTCTTTATTACGACCTTGCCCGCTGTCTCTGTAGTGTGGGAAGATGTGAAGAAGGATTGATGCAA GTTGACAAGATATGTAAAGTTGCTAGTAAGCCTTTGGTGGTGACGTTCACCGGTTTAATTCAAGCATGTTTAACCAGGGGTAATATTCATGATGGTGCATCAATATTCAACCATATGCAGAAGTATTGTTCTCCAAATACCGTGACATATAACATTATGCTGAAAGCGTTTCTTGGATATGAAATGTTTGATGAGGCTAAAGAGCTCTTTCGGAAGATTATTCAAAGTGGAGACAAACGTAGAAAGGTCAAGAGTAAGATTAAGCCTGATCGTTCGACATTTACGATGATGCTAGAAGCATTTGTCCGAGATGAAAAATGGGATGATTTTGAACACGCTTATGAACAGATGCTGCAGTATGGGTATCCTTTCAATACCAAGCACCATCTTTGGATGGTTCTAAAAGCTTCTTGTGCTGGAAAG GACGAAACGGTTGAAATAACATGGAGGCACTTGTTACGATTCAATCGTATCCCACCACCAAAACTCATCAAAGAAAGGTTCAGACTGAAAATGGAGAACAATGACTTGGTCGAAGCATTTTCAAGCGTTTCTTGCCATCCTTCGAGCCATCAAGAGTCATTTTCCAAGGAGGCATGGCTAAAACTACTCCAAGACAATGAACATTGCTTCAAGAAAGAAGCTCTTGAGCATTTGATAAGTGAGATCAACACTTTTCTTTCCAAAAGCCAATCACCAAACATCATATACCAGAATTTGCTAGACTCTTGTATGGAATTTGTTAATATGACTCAATAG
- the LOC130823135 gene encoding DEAD-box ATP-dependent RNA helicase 3, chloroplastic-like, translated as MNPCGLCQIHTLHYKKPTLPYHSKSLSPPYLLLLFSSHSILSANFCRERGENQVIPSNFTSKFSLVPITMASSSIVGVSSLLYQTPSLQIPAKHPIPPSFCLPLSGSKLRTLKWVSSAIATPNSVLSEEAFKGLGDFSKGSFAVGDEEEFDEGEEGMEFENEGEIQGSGVSEDELDVAKLGLPQKLVESLSKRGITQLFPIQRAVLIPAVEGRDIIARAKTGTGKTLAFGIPILKRLTEGSEERNSQRRGRLPRVLVLAPTRELARQVEKEMKESAPYLNTVCVYGGVSYTAQQSSLSRGVDVVVGTPGRIIDLVNGNSLKLGEVEFLVLDEADQMLAVGFEEDVEVILEQLPAQRQSMLFSATMPGWVKKLARKYLNSPLTIDLVGEQDEKLAEGIKLHAISTTATSKRTILSDVITVYARGGKTIVFTQTKRDADEVSLALSNSIASEALHGDISQHQRERTLNGFRQGKFSVLVATDVAARGLDIPNVDLIIHYELPNDPETFVHRSGRTGRAGKEGTAILMYTSSQRRTVRSLERDVGCKFAYISPPSVEEVLESSADQVVATLSGVHPESIKFFTPTAQKLLEEQGTGALAAALAHLSGFSQPPSSKSLLSHEQGWTTLQLTREPGYSRGFLSARSVMGFLSDVYVTAADEVGKIQLIADENCQGAVFDLPEEIAKELLNKEIPPGNTLSKITKLPALQDDAPPSDNYGRFSGRGGRGGSRDKRGSPRGWGRSQDFDFDDNDDNMFRRGGGRSSRSSSGWSSSSRNDSGNRWSSNSRSGGDDWLIGGAGRRSNRSSSSFGSRDRNFGGACFNCGKPGHRASDCPN; from the exons ATGAACCCATGTGGATTGTGCCAAATCCATACATTACATTATAAAAAACCCACCTTGCCTTATCACTCAAAATCCCTTTCTCCACCCTATCTTCTTCTCCTCTTCTCTTCCCATTCAATCCTCTCTGCAAATTTCTGTAGAGAAAGGGGAGAAAATCAAGTAATCCCATCAAACTTTACCTCTAAATTCTCACTTGTACCCATTACAATGGCATCTTCTTCCATTGTTGGGGTTTCTTCCTTACTTTACCAAACACCTTCACTTCAAATACCAGCAAAACACCCAATTCCTCCTTCCTTTTGTCTCCCACTTTCTGGGTCAAAGCTGAGAACTTTGAAGTGGGTTTCCTCTGCAATTGCAACTCCTAACTCTGTATTGAGTGAGGAAGCTTTTAAAGGTCTTGGGGATTTTTCTAAAGGCTCGTTTGCTGTTGGTGATGAAGAGGAGTTTGATGAAGGTGAAGAAGGAATGGAGTTTGAGAATGAAGGTGAAATTCAAGGTTCTGGAGTTAGTGAGGATGAACTTGATGTTGCAAAATTGGGTCTTCCTCAAAAGCTTGTTGAGTCTCTTAGCAAACGAGGCATTACTCAACTTTTCCCCATTCAG CGAGCTGTGTTGATTCCTGCTGTGGAAGGTAGAGATATTATTGCTCGAGCAAAGACCGGGACTGGAAAGACACTTGCTTTTGGGATTCCAATACTCAAACGCCTTACTGAAGGGAGCGAGGAAAGAAATTCTCAAAG ACGTGGACGGCTTCCAAGAGTTCTAGTACTAGCTCCAACGCGAGAGTTGGCTAGACAAGTTGAGAAGGAAATGAAGGAGTCTGCACCTTACTTGAACACCGTTTGCGTTTATGGAGGAGTTTCCTATACTGCCCAACAAAGTTCTCTAAGCCGTGGAGTTGATGTGGTGGTAGGAACTCCTGGTAGAATCATTGATTTAGTCAATGGTAACAGCCTCAAATTGGGAGAAGTTGAATTTTTGGTTCTTGATGAAGCTGACCAAATGCTGGCAGTTGGGTTTGAGGAGGACGTGGAGGTGATATTGGAACAACTTCCAGCTCAAAGGCAAAGCATGCTTTTTTCGGCTACTATGCCTGGGTGGGTGAAAAAATTGGCAAGAAAATATTTGAACAGTCCTCTCACAATTGACTTG GTTGGTGAGCAGGATGAAAAGTTGGCCGAAGGGATTAAATTGCATGCAATTTCAACCACTGCAACTTCAAAGCGTACTATTCTTAGTGATGTTATCACG GTCTATGCAAGGGGTGGAAAAACCATTGTGTTCACACAGACAAAACGAGATGCCGATGAAGTTTCTTTGGCATTATCAAATAGTATTGCTTCGGAAGCATTGCATGGAGATATATCCCAGCACCAACGTGAGCGGACATTGAATGGTTTTCGGCAAGGAAAATTCTCCGTGCTAGTTGCCACTGATGTTGCTGCCCGTGGTCTTGATATACCCAATGTTGACCTG ATTATTCATTATGAACTTCCGAACGATCCGGAAACTTTTGTGCATCGTTCGGGTAGGACAGGGCGTGCAGGTAAGGAAGGGACAGCCATTTTAATGTACACGAGCAGCCAAAGAAGAACAGTCCGATCTCTCGAAAGAGATGTAGGGTGTAAGTTTGCGTATATAAGTCCCCCTTCCGTTGAAGAGGTCTTGGAGTCGTCTGCTGATCAGGTTGTTGCTACGCTAAGTGGGGTTCATCCCGAGTCCATCAAATTCTTCACTCCAACAGCACAGAAATTACTTGAAGAGCAGGGAACTGGGGCCCTTGCTGCGGCATTAGCTCATTTGAGTGGCTTTTCCCAACCTCCATCATCAAAATCTCTTCTTAGTCATGAGCAG GGGTGGACAACATTACAATTGACCCGTGAACCCGGCTATTCAAGAGGATTCTTATCGGCTAGATCTGTTATGGGATTTTTATCCGATGTTTATGTAACTGCTGCGGATGAAGTTggaaaaattcaattaattgcAGACGAGAAT TGCCAAGGTGCTGTTTTCGATCTTCCCGAGGAAATCGCAAAGGAACTACTGAATAAAGAGATACCTCCGGGAAACACACTATCCAAAATCACTAAG TTGCCTGCATTGCAAGATGATGCGCCTCCCAGTGATAACTATGGAAGATTTTCTGGCAGAGGAGGACGTGGAGGTTCGAGAGATAAAAGAGGATCACCACGAGGCTGGGGTCGGAGTCAGGACTTTGattttgatgataatgatgacaatATGTTTAGGCGTGGTGGTGGTCGCAGCTCGAGGTCTAGCAGTGGATGGTCTTCTAGCTCGAGAAATGATTCTGGCAACAGGTGGTCCTCAAACTCTAGAAGCGGTGGGGATGATTGGCTAATTGGCGGTGCTGGTAGACGATCAAATAGGTCGTCATCATCCTTTGGAAGCAGGGACAG GAACTTTGGTGGCGCGTGTTTCAactgtggaaaacctggacataggGCGTCCGATTGCCCCAACTAA